The Mesorhizobium loti DNA segment CCTGCTGCACCGTGCGCGATCTCTCCACCAAGCGCATCCCCCAAACCACACCGACGATGCTGGTCTCGACCGCGACCGCGCTGGCAATGACCCTCGTCGGCGCGGTGCTGTTGTCGCCGATGGGTGGCTGGACGCCGATGAGCGGCAAGAGCACGGCGCTCTTGGCGCTGGCGGCGGTGCTCGTGGTCATCGGCTACCAGTCCATCATCATGGCGATGCGCTCGGGCGAGATCTCCTTCATCGCGCCCTTCCGCTACACGGCGCTCCTCTGGTCCATCCTGCTTGGCTTGATCGTCTTCGGCGACATACCGGACATGCCGATGATCGTCGGCGCGACGATCGTCGTCGGTTCGGGTCTCTATGCGCTTTATCGCGAGCGGGTGGTCGGCCGGCGCAGGATCGTCGCCGAAACCACCGGGCCGGCCATGGCGCCGGATGGAATCTAGCCGGGTCTTGTGATTTCCGGCGGCTGGCGTACAGGCTCGATGCATGGAGCGAGATATTGCAGGGATCGTCCTGGCCGGTGGCCAGTCGCGGCGGATGGGCGGCGGCGACAAGAGCCTGTTGCCGCTCGGCAGCGGCAGCGTGCTTGACCAGCTCCTGTCGCGCTTCGGCCCGCAGATCGAAACCCTGGCGCTGAGCGCCAATGGCGATCCCCAACGCTTCTCCCGTTTCGGGCTGCCTGTGCTCGCCGACACGATCGAAGGCTTTGCCGGTCCGCTTGCCGGAATCCTCACCGGCCTCGAATGGGCCGCGGCTAGCACATCTTGCAAGGCGGTCGTCACCGCTGCCGGCGACACGCCTTTCCTGCCGCTTGATCTCGTCGAGCGCCTGGCGGCGGCAGCCGGCGAACATCCAGGTTCGATCGCCGTCGCCTCCTCGGCCGGCAGGCGGCACCCGACCTTCGCGCTCTGGCCAATCGATTGCCGCGATGCCTTGCGGCATTTCCTGGTCGATGGGGACAACAGGCGGGTTTCGGCGTTCATCGAGCGCCATGGTCATGTCGAGGTGGAATTCCCGGTCCTGCAACCCGCGGGGCTCGATCCTTTCTTCAACATCAATGTGCCGGACGATCTTGCCGAGGCCGCGCGGCTGATGCAGAGCATGACATCATGAACATCTTCGGCATCACCGGTTGGAAAAACTCCGGCAAGACCACACTGACCGAAAAGCTGGTCGCCGAGCTTGTGCGGCGCGGCTGGAAGGTCTCGACGGTCAAACATGCACATCATGATTTCGACATCGACAAGCCGGGCGCCGACAGTTTCCGCCATCGCCAGGCTGGCGCCACCGAGGTGGCGATCGTGTCCGGCAATCGCTGGGCGCTGATGCACGAATTGCGCGGCGAGGATGAGCCGCCGCTGGAGAGCATCCTCTCGCGGCTCGCCCCATGCGACATCGTGCTGGTGGAAGGCTACAAGCGCGAATCCCACCGCAAGATCGAAACGCGGCGCCTGGAGGCGAAGGAGCGGACGCCGCTATCGGCTGACGATCCCAATATTGTCGCCATTGCCGCGGATTTCGTCGTCACCGACAAGAGCCTGCCGGTATTCGACCTCGACGACGTAAAATCCATCGTCGACTTCATCGAGCGCACCACCGGCCTCGTTGCTTGAGAACTAACCTAACGGCAGAACCCCATTACCGATTTCGGTGGTTTTGCAGTTGCTTTTTTCTTGGAAAGAGTGGGAGTATCGCGCCAGCGGGCGGTCAAAAGCACCGCCCCACAGAGCCGTTTCGGAACGACGGCCGGGACCATAAAGAGAGGACTATCATGCGTATTGCACTGCGTATCGCGCTCGCCGCTTCGGCCGCGCTGCTGACGCTCGGCGTCGCCCAGGCCCAGGAGAAGACCCTGCGGATCGGCACCGAAGGCGCCTACCCCCCTTTCAACAACCTCACCTCCGACGGCAAGCTCGTCGGCTTCGACATCGATATCGCTCAGGCGCTTTGCGACCAGATGAAGGTCAAGTGCACCTTTGTCGCCCAGGATTGGGACGGCATCATTCCCGCGCTTCAGGCCGGCAAGTTCGACGCCATCGTTGCCTCGATGTCGATCACACCTGAGCGCAAGGAGAAGGTCGACTTCACCCACAAATACTACAACACGCCCTCGGCGCTCGCCGTCCCGAAAGACTCGACGCTGAAGGGCGTCACCAAGGAAGATCTCGCCGGCAAGACCATCGGTGTCGCCACGACGACCACCCATTTCAACTATGCCTCCAAGACCTACACTGACAGCACCGTGAAGGGTTATCCGAGCAGCCCTGAGGAGCAGGCAGATCTCGCCAATGGCCGTCTCGACGCCATCCAGGACGATATCGTCGTGCTGCAGCAGTGGCTGGACTCGCCTGATGGCGCCTGCTGCAAGATTCTCGGCCAGCCCTCGCCGCAGCCGGTCGAGATCTTCGGGCCGGGCGCCGGCATTGCCGTGCGCAAGGGCGAGACCGACCTGGTCAACAAGCTCAATGAGGCCATCGACGCCATCCGTGCCAATGGAAAATACAAGGAAATCAACGACAAGTACTTCAAGTTCGACGTCTACGGCGCCGAGTCCTGATAGACAAGATCAAGACGGCGGGGCAATTCCCCGCCGTCTTTCTAATCGTCTCGGAAATGCCGTGGAGATAAGATTCGTCAATGCCAGCCCAAAGCATATGGACACTTCTCAGTTGGGGACCTGATGGCTGGAGTGACGATATTGCCTATGGCGTCATTGTAACGGTTCTGCTTGCGCTGGCGACGCTTCCCATCGGTCTGACGATTGGCTTTTTCATCGCGCTCGGCAAGCAATCCGAAGAGCCCTCGCTGCGCCTCGCAGCCAATATCTACACCACGGTGTTTCGTGGCTTGCCGGAATTGGTGACGCTCTTCCTGTTCTTCTTCGGCATGCCGATTCTGCTGCAGCACCTCATCCGCTATTTCCGCCCCGACGCGACCATCGACGTCAACAGCTTCGTTGCCGGGATGATCGTGCTCGCGCTGATCTTTTCGTCCTATGCCAGCGAGGTTTTCCTCTCGGCCTTCCGGGCCATCCCGAAAGGCCAGTATGAGGGTGGTTATGCCATCGGTCTTTCCTACGCGCAGACAATGCGCCTGGTGATCTTGCCGCAGCTGCTACGCATTGCATTTCCCGGTCTGGAGAATTGCTGGCTCAGCCTGTTGAAGGACACCTCGCTGGTGTCGGTCGTGGGTCTTGCAGAGACGTTGCGCAACGCCGGCGTGGCCGCTCGCGTGACCAAGCATTCCTTCCTGTTTTATGGCGTGGCGGCTCTGGTCTTTCTTGCTCTGGCCATCGTGTCATCCTTCGCCACCAGCGCCATTTTGCGCTCGCTCGGCAAACGGGAGGCACAACGATGAGCGCGACAGCCATCCTGGTCGAACGGCCGCCACCGCGGGCCCGCGGCTGGCCGCGAGGGCGCATCGTCGGCTACGCGCTGGTCTGCTTTTGGATAGCCTTCGGCCTCGGTATCGTCGCCTACCTCTTCTTTGCCTGGAACGCACCGTTCTTCGCCAAATATGCGCCGGCCTATCTGCGAGGACTTGGCGTCACCCTGTCGCTGGTCGCCATTTCGATGGTGCTTGGCGCCGTTCTGTCCTTGCCTGTGGCTTACGGACGTATGTCCCGGAACCGGATCCTGTCCGGCCTTGCCTATTGCTACGTCTATTTCTTCCGGGGCACGCCGCTGCTGGTCCAGACATTTCTGGTCTATTACGGCTTGGGGTCATTTCGACCGCAGCTCCAGATGATCGGGCTTTGGGATTTTTTCAAGGACGCCTTCAACTGCGGCGTCTTCGCCTTTGCGCTGAACACCGCCGCCTACCAGGCCGAGATCCTGCGCGGCGCCATCGAAAGTGTGCACAAGGGCCAATGGGAAGGCGCTGCCTCCCTCGGCCTGCACAAACTGCAGACGCTGCGCAAGATCATCCTGCCGCAAGCCCTGATCGTCGCCTTGCGGCCCTACGGCAATGAGCTGATCCTGATGGTCAAGGCTTCGGCGATCGTCGCCATCATCACCGTCTACGACCTGATGGGCAATGCAAAACTCGCCTTCGCCAATTCCTTCGACATCCAGGCCTACATCTGGGTCGCCCTGGTATACCTCGTGATGGTTGAGTTGCTGCGCCATGCGATCGAATGGATCGAGCGCCGGATCACCATCCACCTGAAACGCTGAGCCGTTCTCGGCTGTGCCAGTCGATCGCACTACAGGCGTCTTGACGAATTGAGCGCAGAGCCTAGAGCTTTCGCAGCAATTTCGTTTTCGTCTGAAGGGCAAGTTCATGGCATCTGTGGCATTTCTCGGTCTTGGCGTGATGGGTTACCCCATGGCCGCACACCTCAGGAACAAGGGCGGCCACGACGTCACCGTCTACAACCGCACCAAGGCCAAGGCCGAGCAATGGGTCGGTCAGCATGGCGGCAGCCTGGCGGTGACGCCGGCAGAGGCAGCCAAGGACAAGGACTTTGTCTTTTCCTGCGTCGGCAATGACGACGATCTGCGCTCGGTAACGACAGGCCCGGACGGCGCCTTCAAATCAATGAAGAAAGGTTCAGTCTTCATCGACAACACCACGGCCTCGGCGGAAGTCGCGCGCGAATTGGCGCAAGCCGCGCAAGCCGGCGGGTTCTCATTCCTCGACGCACCGGTCTCGGGCGGCCAGGCCGGCGCCGAGAACGGCGTCCTGACCGTCATGGTCGGCGGCGACCAGGCTGCCTTCGACAGGGCCAGGCCGGTCATCGACGCTTATGCCCGCATGGTCGGGCTGATGGGGTCGGCGGGCGCTGGCCAGCTGACCAAGATGATCAACCAGATCTGCATCGCCGGACTGGTGCAGGGGCTGTCGGAAGGCATCCATTTCGGCAAGAGGGCCGGGCTCGACATCGAGAAGGTGATCGAGGTGATTTCCAAGGGCGCGGCCGGTTCCTGGCAGATGGAGAACCGGCACAAGACCATGAATGCCGGCAAGTATGATTTCGGCTTCGCCGTCGACTGGATGCGCAAGGACCTCGGCATCTGCCTGGCTGAAGCCGACCGCAACGGCGCCAAGCTGCCGGTGACAGCACTTGTCGATCAGTTCTACAAGGATGTGCAGGCCATGGGCGGCAAGCGCTGGGACACGTCCTCGCTGCTGGCACGCCTGGAGAAGTAGGCGACCATGTCCCTGCCCGCTCCTGACTGGACGGCGCAGGACATCGTCGCGCACCTGCGCTCGATCGGCACCGAAGAAAACCGCGCCGGCATGGCGCGGTTCGGCATCAACACCGCGACCGCGCTCGGCGTCGGCAATACGGATTTGCAGCCCCTGGCGCGCAAGCTGAAACGCAATCACGAGCGATCCCTGGCGCTGTGGGCCAGCGGCATTCGCGAAGCACGGCTGCTGGCGGCGTTCACCGGCGAGGCCAAAAAAATCTCTATCGACGAGTGCCGCCGGTGGGCCGGCGATTTCGATTCCTGGGAAGTCGTCGATACCGTCTCCGACCTGTTCGTCGATACGCCGTTCTGGCATCAGCTGATCGATGAGTTCGCGGCCGACGAGCGCGAATTTGTCCGCCGCACGGCCTTTGCCATGCTGGCCTGGGCGGCCGTGCATCTGAAAAAGGAACCGGACGCGACGTTCCTGTCCTATCTGCCTCTGATCGAAGCGCATGCCGACGATGAGCGCAACTTCGTCAGGAAAGCGGTCAACTGGGCGCTGCGGCAGATCGGCAAGCGCTCGACCAGCCTGCACGGCCCTGCCCTTGTCCTGGCGCGGAAGCTCGCCGGCTCCCCGGACAAGACCGCGCGCTGGATCGGCAAGGATGCAGTGAAGGAATTGTCGGATGCCAAAACGCTCGAACGCCTCGCCACCAGAAAAACTTGACCTCACCAATATCCGCTTCACCGAGGTGACGCCGGCAACACGCGGCAGCTTTGAGACCCTGTTCGAGCAGCCGGGTGCGCCAAAATACTGCTGGTGCATGGCCTGGCGGCACTCCGGCCGCGAGCACATCCAGAACGATGAAAAGAAGCGTCAGATGATGGCGCTCATCGATGCCGGCACCCCGGTTGGCATCCTCGCCCATATTGACGGCAAGACCGTTGGCTGGTGCTCGGTTGCGCCGCGCGAGGCCTATCGCAAGCTTTCGAAACAGCAGGATGATAGCGAGATGGGCGTATGGTCGATCGTCTGCTTCTACGTGCCAAGGGCTTTGCGCGGCGGCGGCCTTGCTTCGGCATTGCTCGATGCGGCCATCGACCATGCCTTCGCCAAGGGGGCGCGTATCATAGAGGCCTATCCGGTGGGTGAAGCGTCGCCGAGCTACCGCTTCATGGGCTTTCGCGACATGTTCGCTTCGCGCGGCTTCCACGAGGCCGGCATGGCCGGTTCTCGCCGACATGTGATGCGGCTCGAGCATTGACGTCATTGGCCTCGGCGTCTTTACTCCGGCGCAAAGGAAGCGGCCATGAACCATTTCAGATCAAGCTTCGCGCTCGCGGCCGCGCTGTCTCTTTCCACTGCCGGCGCCTCGGCCGAGACCACGCACATCTTCTGGAGGGATTTGCGCCCGGCGAGCCAGGCGGTTGCCGTGGACGCCGGCCTGCCGATGATCGCGGCAAAATTGCCCGATCATGGCGAGACGCTTTCCCTCAGCTTACAGGATAAAACAGTACAATTAGCCGGCTATGCATTGCCGGTCGATCGCGACGGCGACCTCGTCTATCAGTTCCTGCTGGTGCCATGGACGGGCGCGTGCAGCCACATGCCGACGCCGCCGCCCAACCAGATCGTGCTGGTCACGCCAGCCCATCCCTACAAGATGAAAGAGGCCTACGAACCAGTCGCGGTGACCGGCACGCTGCAGCCCGGCATGGAGAAGAGCCAGCTCTTCATCCTCGACGGCGTCTCGGTCGTCCAATCGGGTTACACGGTGCGCAAGGCAGATGTCGCCAGCGTCGACACAGTGCCGGATACGGTCACCCTGCCGGTCAACTCGCCGTGGAGTTTTCTCAACAAAAAGAAGAACTAATCGCAGCCGCAATCATTCGCACAGGCGAGGCCGCGACGTGTGTCCAGCCTTCGTCAAAACGTTGCAATTCCAGAGATGCAAGGATAAGTTGCCACCTCAACGCACGAAATGATCAGAAGGCCATTGGCAATTTCATGCTTCAGCTATTTCGGAAATCATTTGGCCCTCGCCCCATAGTATGGTTTGCCAGTGCCTTTGTGTGGCTCTGTGTATTTAACTTTATACACAATCACTACCAAGAATATTTATTCTATGTTGCGGGATCCGTGATAATCATCGATATCGCGCTTGGGTATTTTTTAAAATTTCGTGAAAAGCGAAACCGCCAGCAACAGCCCGGCGGTTCATAGCCAGATCGCGGCCCTCACGCCGCGTTGGCGCCCGATTCCTTGTCCAGCACCATGTAGTCGAGCGGGATTTCGGTCGTGTACTTGATCTGCTCCATGGCGAAGGACGACGACACGTCACGGATTTCGATCTTGGCGATCAGCCGCTTGTAGAAGGCGTCGTAGGCGGCGATGTCGGGCACCACGACGCGCAGCAGGTAGTCGACATCGCCGCTCATGCGGTAGAATTCGACGACCTCGGGAAACTCCTGGATAACCTCGGAAAACCGCCGCAACCACTCATGGCTGTGCGAATTGGTGCGAATCGAGACGAAGACGGTGACCCGCACATTGACTTTCTCATGGTCGAGAATGGCGACGCGCCGCTTGATGACGCCCTCCTCCTCGAGCTTCTGGATGCGGCGCCAGCAGGGCGTGGTCGACAGGCCGACTTTCTTGGCGACATCGGCCACCGCGAGCGTCGCGTCCTCCTGGAGGAGGCGGAGAATTTTTCGGTCAAGGCGGTCCATTAGAGGCTCCTGGAGGAATGTTTATCTATACTCCCTCTTATTCTAGGCGTTCACAAGAAAGAAATTCTGCCAATCGTCACAAAAGCGAGTGATTTCTTGCTGAATGCCTAACCAAGGCGATAGCGGATTTCCGAACGCAGGAAAGGCAGCAAATCCATTTCAAACCACGGATTCTGCTTCAACCAACCGCTGTTGCGCCAGGACGGATGCGGCAGCGGCAGCACTTTGACACCAACGGAATTCTCCCAGATGGCGCGCCAGTCCATCACCGTTTCCGTCAGCGAGGGGCGGCGCGCGGCGCCCATGTGCCAGGACTGTGCGTAGATGCCGATCGTCAGCACCAGGTCGATCGCCGGCATCAGCGCCATCAAAGGCGCACGCCAGGCCGGTGCGCATTCGCGCCTTGGCGGCAGGTCGCCGCCCTTGGCATCCTGGCCGGGAAAGCAGAAGCCCATCGGCACGATGGCGAATTTCTCGATGTCGTAAAATTCGTCGCTGGACACATCAAGCCAGTTGCGCAGGCGGTCGCCGGAGGCATCGGTGAACGGCATGCCCGACAAGTGCACCTTGGTTCCCGGTGCCTGGCTGGCGATGAGGATGCGCGCGCTGGACGAGGGCCGCAGCACCGGCCGCGGCACATGCGGCAGCGGCATGCCGACGGGATTTTCGACGCAGATGCGGCAGGCCCGGACCTTTGCTGCAAAATTGTCCAGTTCCACGCTCAAGCGGCGGCACTCGGGCGGCTGGAGATCGCCTGGTGCCAGCGCAGCACATTGGTGCATTCCTCCGGCACCTTGATGCGCGCCGGCTTCATGAAGTCGATCGCGATCAGGCCGGTAATGTCGGCGATCGAATAGCTGTCGCCGGCGGCGAATTCCCGGTTCGCCAGTTCGCCGTCGAGAAGCTTCAGGAATGCGACCGCCTTCGGCTTGTTGGCCTCGCCCCATTCGGGGATCTGCGGGATTTCCCACTCCCTCATGGCTGGATGGATATGGCGAAAGGCCTGTGCGACGCAGCTCAGCAGGTTGAACTCCATCCGCCGCTGCCACATCTCGACCTGCGCCTTGCCGAGCGCGCCACGTCCGAACAGCGCCGGCTCTGGATGCAACTCCTCGAAATAGCGGCAGATGGCGACGGATTCGGTGATGACGGTGCCGTCGTCAAGCTCCAGCACCGGCAGGCGCTGCAAAGGGTTGCGCGAACTCACCGTCTGGCCCTTGTGCTCCAGCGCGCCCATGTCGACGGACACCAATGGAACCGAGATCCCCTTCTCGGCGAGGAAAACGCGAACCCGCCTGGGGTTGGGCGCCCGGCCGCCGTCGAAGAGCTTCATTCGATCCTCCCTTTTTCTTCCCCAGCCAAGGCACTTCACCAGAAGCGAAAAATCTCCCGCACGGCGTCGCCGATCGACGCCAGCGTGCCGTGCTTTCGCTCCACGACCTCGCCGTGATGACTGTCGCGCCAGTCCTGCGGCTGATCGAACGTACCCGCCCAGATACCGACCTTTGCCGCGCGGGCAGTCGCTTCCTCACTTTCGAAGTCGCCGAAGGCAACGGCCCAGCCCGCCTCGACCTGGGCGCGGTTGAGATCGGTGCCGCCGGCCTTGCAGTCGCCAAGCAGCCGGCCATAGCGATCCCGCTGCCAGCCGCTGCAGGTGACCGGCCGGCCGGCAATCAGGCGCACCAGCGACTGGCGCGCAAGCGTGCCGCAGGCATAATCCGCACCGTTCCTGCGGCAGGTCTGGGTGTATTCCGGGGCATCGATGCCGCGCATGCGGATGCGCTCGGAGCCAAGTGTGATCGAATCGCCGTCATTGATGATGGCAGCACCTTGCGTCTGGCGCGTTTCCACCCGATCGAGGCGCGCCGCCAGCAGGATCAGCAGTCCCAGAATGACTGTCGTAAGCCCATAATCCAGAAGCCGCCGCCACGGGCTCCTGGGCACCGGTGCGTACCGTTGGCGCGATCTCGGCGACCAGGAACGGCTCATATGGCAAACGGTTGGTTAATCATTCGAACGTAGCTTAACACCTTGAAATCGCTGCGCGCATAAATTGAAGCTTTTGATGCCCTTGCAACGCTCGAACACAGCGGACAAGTTCATTGTGGACCGCAGGAAACCTCATCGCAACAGCGATGTGGCGCGCGCGGTGCGCAAGACGCGCGACCGTCTTTCGCAGCAGGCCGGCAATCCCGATTTCGATCGTGAACTGCTGAAGCTCCACGCCCGTGCCATGACAAGCGGCGCCGTCGTGATCCCGCTGCTCGTCCTGGCGATCGCCGCCGCCGGCCGGCTCGCCGGTGTCGGCAACGAGATAGGGCTCTGGGCGCTGTTCACGCTTACCTGCTATACGGTCGTCGCCTTCATGGCGCGGCGCATCGAGCGCACGGATGCTGCTGAGCTCAACCCCTTGCAGGCGCGACGGGAATTCCTGGTCGGCCATTTCCTTTGCGGCCTCGGCTGGGCCTGGTTCGTCTTGCTCGGCTGCGGCACCTGCGCCGTTGACCAGTTCCAGGTAGTCAAGGCGGTGGTGTTGCTGTTTGCCATGGCCGGGACGGCTCTCATGGCCTCGTCGCTCAGCGGCGCGCTGCTGGCGACCTTTGCCGTGCCGGTGGCGCTCTATGCCTATCTCGGCGTCAGACTGTGGATGCCGGTCGAGGCGATCATGGCCGGGCTGCTTGTCCTGTCGCTGCCGTTTTTCGCCTATGTCGCCCGACACATCAACCGCTCCTCCCTGATGCTGTTGTCGTTCCGCTCCGAAAAGGACGCGCTGATCGCGGAACTTGAGACGGCGAAATCGATGTCGGACGAAGCTCGGCGGCGAGCTGAGGATGCGAATCTGGCAAAGTCGCGTTTCCTCGCTTCGATGAGCCATGAACTGCGAACGCCGCTCAACGCCATTCTCGGCTTTTCCGAGGTGATGGCGAACGAGGTGCTGGGGCCGATGAGCAACCCCACCTATCGCGACTACGCCCACGACGTGCATGATTCGGGCCAGCATCTGCTCGACCTGATCAACGAAATCCTCGACCTGTCGCGCATCGAGGCCGGACGCTACCAGCTCAACGAAGAGCCGGTGATGTTGCTCAACATCGTCGAGGACTGCTGCCATATGATGGAACTGAGGGCGCGTAACAAGGATATCCGGGTCATCCAGGATTTCGAACAGACGTTGCCGCGGCTGTTCGCCGACGAGCGCGCCGTGCGGCAGATCACGCTCAACCTTCTGTCCAACGCCATAAAGTTCACCGCCACCGGAGGCGAAATCCGCGTCCGCGTCGGCTGGACGGCGGGCGGCGGCCAATACATTTCGATCAAGGACAACGGCCCCGGCATTCCCGAGGACGAGATCCCGATTGTGCTCTCGGCCTTCGGCCAGGGTTCGATCGCCATCAAGAGCGCCGAACAGGGCACCGGGCTTGGCCTGCCGATCGTGCAAGGCCTGCTTGCCATGCATGGCGGCGAGTTCGAGCTTCATTCCAAGCTGCGCGAAGGCACCGAGGCGATCGCCATCTTCCCGCTGAGCCGGGTGATGGAAGAGCTGCCGGCACTGCCGACCGCGGCTGTGGCGGCGCGGCGGCGGTAGCACCTTCGTCAGAGCCCGGTGTGCCTAGCCCCGCACGGCCGCCGCCATGCCTGAACTGGTCAGCGCCGCCGCCTTGACCAGGCCTGCGCCAAGGGCGGCCCCTGCCCCTTCGCCATGGCTTATGCCGAGATCAAGCAAAGGCCGCAGAGCGAGGAGTTCGGCGGCCCTGGCGTGCGCGTGCTCCGGCGACAGGCTGGCGAGAAGACAATGGTCTAGCGCTGAAGGGTTCGCGGCATAAAGCACCGCCGCGGCGGCCGTTGCCGCAAAGCCGTCGAGGAGCACGGGAATCTTCTGCATCCGTGCGGCGAGGATGGCGCCGGCTATCGCCGCGAACTCCCGGCCGCCGACCCGGCGCAGCACCTCCAGCGGATCTTCGAGATGGCCGCCATGAAAGGCCAGCGCCGCATCGACCACCTCCGCCTTGCGCGCCTGCATCGCCGCGTCGGCGCCGGAGCCCGGACCAACCCAGTCGGCACCTCCACCCCCGAACAGTGCGGCAAGCAGCGCTGCGGCGACGGTGGAATTGCCGACGCCAAGATCGCCGAGGCAAAGCAGGTCGGTGCCGCCGGCGATCGCTTCCATGCCGAAGGCCATGGTCGCCGCGCAACCGCGCTCGTCAAGTGCTGCGTCATCGGTGATGTCGCCGGTCGGGATGTGCAGGGCAAGATCGAACACCTTCAATCCGAGGTCGTTGGCGATGCAGATCTGGTTGATCGCCGCACCGCCGGCCGCGCAAAGTTCGACCGCGTTGGCGGTCGCCGCCACCGGGCGCGGCGAAATACCGTGCCTGACAACACCATGATTGCCGGCAAAGACGGCCATCAGTGGCCGTGTCACGGCAGGCGGAGCCCGGCCGCTCCAGGCCGCAAGCCACGCGGCGATGTCCTCGATGCGGCCGAGCGAATGCGCTGGCTTGTCGGCCTTGGCAAACAGCGCGCGCACCCGCGCTTCGGCTTTGAGGTCGGCTGACGGCAGATTGTCGAGCAGGTTGCGGAAATCGTCGAAAGGCAGAGCGCTGGTCATGTCGTGAGCAATCATTCCTGGATCTGGGGTGCGGCATAGCCGCGTTGCGTGATTGGCACAACCTCCCTCAAACATCCGCCTTGATTGCCGCAAAGATGGCCCGGGAGGGCGCAATCGCGAGGGCTTGCATTGGCTTTGCCGTTGCACCATGTGGAGGTGGAAGAGCGGATTCCGCACGGATCCCTCAAGAGAAAGTCATGACGGCCATCGAATCCCCCTGCATCCTGGTCTGTTCGATCGACATGAAAACCGGCTTCTGCTTCGGTTGCGGCCGCACGCGCGAGGAAATCGGCGCCTGGATGGGGATGACGCCGGAAACACGCCGCAATGTGATGGCCGAATTGCCGGCCCGGCTGGAAACGGTCGAGCGCCGGCCGCGCCGGGAAACGCGCCGCACCCGCATGGCGCGCGAACGCGACGCAATCTAGAGCAGTTCACCGTCTCGCGGAACCGGCGAACCGCTCTAACTCTTTGTTTTACCGCAATTCCGGACGAAAAACCGTTTCACACTTTTCCTGGAATTGCTCTAGCGAGGCACGGATGAGCAGTCGGCTGTTCTGGATTTTGATGGCAGTGATCGGCGTGGGAGCGGTCCTGCTCATGCTCAACGATTCCGCGGGCAGCACGCTCGGCGTCGAGAATTACGATTTCGGCCGGCTGATCTGGCTTGGCGCCTTCGGCGCCCTGATCGGCGCCGGCCTGCTGCGCTCAGGCCGCCCGGTGGGTGCGATGGCCCGCAATCTCGGCGCCTGGGTGGCAATTGTGCTGGCACTGGTCGCCGGT contains these protein-coding regions:
- a CDS encoding drug/metabolite transporter DMT superfamily permease; translation: MVGFTLNDAITKYSSQSMNMAQVMLIRGAFASLFVGLLAWQRGALLRLMLQPLVAIRVVSEAGATVSFLVALAHLPIGSVSAVLQALPLAVTMGAALFFGEAVGWRRWLAIAAGFAGVMVIVRPGFDGFSLYSLWALASVACCTVRDLSTKRIPQTTPTMLVSTATALAMTLVGAVLLSPMGGWTPMSGKSTALLALAAVLVVIGYQSIIMAMRSGEISFIAPFRYTALLWSILLGLIVFGDIPDMPMIVGATIVVGSGLYALYRERVVGRRRIVAETTGPAMAPDGI
- a CDS encoding molybdopterin-guanine dinucleotide biosynthesis protein MobA — encoded protein: MERDIAGIVLAGGQSRRMGGGDKSLLPLGSGSVLDQLLSRFGPQIETLALSANGDPQRFSRFGLPVLADTIEGFAGPLAGILTGLEWAAASTSCKAVVTAAGDTPFLPLDLVERLAAAAGEHPGSIAVASSAGRRHPTFALWPIDCRDALRHFLVDGDNRRVSAFIERHGHVEVEFPVLQPAGLDPFFNINVPDDLAEAARLMQSMTS
- a CDS encoding molybdopterin-guanine dinucleotide biosynthesis protein B, with the protein product MNIFGITGWKNSGKTTLTEKLVAELVRRGWKVSTVKHAHHDFDIDKPGADSFRHRQAGATEVAIVSGNRWALMHELRGEDEPPLESILSRLAPCDIVLVEGYKRESHRKIETRRLEAKERTPLSADDPNIVAIAADFVVTDKSLPVFDLDDVKSIVDFIERTTGLVA
- a CDS encoding amino acid ABC transporter substrate-binding protein, whose protein sequence is MRIALRIALAASAALLTLGVAQAQEKTLRIGTEGAYPPFNNLTSDGKLVGFDIDIAQALCDQMKVKCTFVAQDWDGIIPALQAGKFDAIVASMSITPERKEKVDFTHKYYNTPSALAVPKDSTLKGVTKEDLAGKTIGVATTTTHFNYASKTYTDSTVKGYPSSPEEQADLANGRLDAIQDDIVVLQQWLDSPDGACCKILGQPSPQPVEIFGPGAGIAVRKGETDLVNKLNEAIDAIRANGKYKEINDKYFKFDVYGAES
- a CDS encoding amino acid ABC transporter permease codes for the protein MPAQSIWTLLSWGPDGWSDDIAYGVIVTVLLALATLPIGLTIGFFIALGKQSEEPSLRLAANIYTTVFRGLPELVTLFLFFFGMPILLQHLIRYFRPDATIDVNSFVAGMIVLALIFSSYASEVFLSAFRAIPKGQYEGGYAIGLSYAQTMRLVILPQLLRIAFPGLENCWLSLLKDTSLVSVVGLAETLRNAGVAARVTKHSFLFYGVAALVFLALAIVSSFATSAILRSLGKREAQR
- a CDS encoding amino acid ABC transporter permease — translated: MSATAILVERPPPRARGWPRGRIVGYALVCFWIAFGLGIVAYLFFAWNAPFFAKYAPAYLRGLGVTLSLVAISMVLGAVLSLPVAYGRMSRNRILSGLAYCYVYFFRGTPLLVQTFLVYYGLGSFRPQLQMIGLWDFFKDAFNCGVFAFALNTAAYQAEILRGAIESVHKGQWEGAASLGLHKLQTLRKIILPQALIVALRPYGNELILMVKASAIVAIITVYDLMGNAKLAFANSFDIQAYIWVALVYLVMVELLRHAIEWIERRITIHLKR
- a CDS encoding oxidoreductase, producing the protein MASVAFLGLGVMGYPMAAHLRNKGGHDVTVYNRTKAKAEQWVGQHGGSLAVTPAEAAKDKDFVFSCVGNDDDLRSVTTGPDGAFKSMKKGSVFIDNTTASAEVARELAQAAQAGGFSFLDAPVSGGQAGAENGVLTVMVGGDQAAFDRARPVIDAYARMVGLMGSAGAGQLTKMINQICIAGLVQGLSEGIHFGKRAGLDIEKVIEVISKGAAGSWQMENRHKTMNAGKYDFGFAVDWMRKDLGICLAEADRNGAKLPVTALVDQFYKDVQAMGGKRWDTSSLLARLEK
- a CDS encoding GCN5-like N-acetyltransferase translates to MPKRSNASPPEKLDLTNIRFTEVTPATRGSFETLFEQPGAPKYCWCMAWRHSGREHIQNDEKKRQMMALIDAGTPVGILAHIDGKTVGWCSVAPREAYRKLSKQQDDSEMGVWSIVCFYVPRALRGGGLASALLDAAIDHAFAKGARIIEAYPVGEASPSYRFMGFRDMFASRGFHEAGMAGSRRHVMRLEH
- a CDS encoding AsnC family transcriptional regulator — translated: MDRLDRKILRLLQEDATLAVADVAKKVGLSTTPCWRRIQKLEEEGVIKRRVAILDHEKVNVRVTVFVSIRTNSHSHEWLRRFSEVIQEFPEVVEFYRMSGDVDYLLRVVVPDIAAYDAFYKRLIAKIEIRDVSSSFAMEQIKYTTEIPLDYMVLDKESGANAA